A stretch of Cucumis sativus cultivar 9930 chromosome 2, Cucumber_9930_V3, whole genome shotgun sequence DNA encodes these proteins:
- the LOC101207603 gene encoding uncharacterized protein At1g10890 — MGRSVSRSPSYTHRSSSHRHSRRSRRDRTPSPYYSNSHSRRRSRSTSLRRRRTPSPSYRRRRTRSPTPRRRRRRRTRSFSLSPSSKSPTSSPSPASTDRKNSIDKLKKEEEEKKRREAELKKLEEDEARRLEELIQKNVQEILKSEETRLEIERRVEEGRKKLFDAVDLQLAKEKEAALTAARQKEEQARKEREELDRMLEENRRRVEEAQQREALELQRKEEERYRELELIQRQKEEAARRKKLDQGEERT; from the exons atggggaGAAGTGTTTCAAGGTCTCCGTCGTACACTCACCGTTCCAGTTCTCATCGCCATAGTCGGAGAAGCAGAAGGGACCGAACTCCTTCTCCCTATTACTCCAATTCTCATTCCAG GAGAAGAAGCCGTTCAACCTCTCTCCGCCGTCGCCGAACTCCTTCTCCATCCTACCGTCGTCGTCGAACTCGCTCTCCCACTCCACGAAGACGCCGCAGACGCAGAACTAGGTCTTTCTCCTTATCCCCTTCCTCCAAATCCCCTACTTCCAGTCCTAGCCCTGCATCCACTGATCGCAAAAATTCCATAGACAAGCttaagaaagaggaagaagagaaaaaaag GCGTGAAGCAGAGTTGAAGAAgttagaagaagatgaagctAGGAGACTGGAAGAATTGATTCAGAAGAATGTTCAAGAAATCTTAAAATCTGAAGAAACTAGATTAGAAATAGAGAGGCGAGTAGAGGAAGGACGcaagaaattatttgatgCTGTTGATTTGCAACTTGCTAAAGAGAAAGAAGCCGCTCTTACTGCTGCAAGACAGAAAGAA GAACAAGCccgaaaagagagagaagagctAGATAGAATGCTAGAGGAGAATAGGAGAAGGGTAGAAGAAGCTCAGCAAAGAGAAGCTCTGGAGCTGCAGCGGAAGGAAGAAGAACGATATCGTGAGCTGGAGCTGATCCAGAGACAAAAGGAGGAGGCCGCTCGGAGGAAAAAGCTGGATCAGGGAGAAGAGAGAACTTAG